A region of the Muricauda sp. MAR_2010_75 genome:
TCTTTTTCTTTGGTGGTAAGGTAACAGGTTTCCAGAATCACTTTTAAAATGGTATCTCCGATATCCTGTTTTATGGACTTGATTTCGCTGCGAACCCAATCATCGTGATTGGATTTTAACCATCCCAAATTAATGACCATGTCTATTTCGTCCGCCCCGTTTTCCATGCAGTTTTTGGCCTCGAACACCTTTGCATTGGTGGACATGGCCCCCAAAGGAAAACCTATCACGGCTGCAACTTTTACCTTCGTATTCTCAAGTTCTTTTTTCGCCAACGATACATGGCACCCATTGACACAAACGGCATAAAAACCATGGGTTATGGCCTCTTCACAGAGCGTTTTAATATCCGATGGAAGTGCGGTGGGCTTTAGGTTGGTGTGGTCGATAAAATCCGGTAAAAACATATCAATGGTTAAAGAGCTGTTTCAATCTAAAGATAATCAACATCTCCGACTTGTTTTTTCCAGCAAAGGAATAAGCGATGCTCTCTGCGGTTTCTAAGATCAAGGCCTTCACTTTTGGTGAGAACTTTTCAGGATGGTCTTTATAAAATTCCTTAAATTCATTAAAATATTCTTCTCCGTCTTTCTCTTCACCTTCCAACCAATCAAAGACAATTTCTATCTGATAGGCCGCATCGGTATGAAACTCGTCCTCAAACCCATCCAGATCCAACCAATATTGCCGAACATACTTCCGCAGTCGTTCAACTTCGGCAGGTCTCACATAGTTGTCAACCATGGCCACTGCATAAAAAAGCATGCCAAGGTTTTGATAGAATTCGTTTCCTATTTTTTCAGAATTAAGCATCACAAAAGGGTTTTACTTTCAATTAAAGGTAGCACCAATCCCCATTGTTTTTTATGACAATGATCATTGTCTTCCCCCTCGATTGATGGTCTAGTTGTTCCTTCGTTGTACAGTTCTGTTGCTACGGCCTCTATTTATATTGTTCTGCTGGTGATAACGTTGAATGTCATCGTCATAATAATTCCGGATGCGTTCATAACGCGAACGATTCAAATTGTAGGAGCGATAATGCGAAGGAAGGGCATTTCGCCGTACCCAAACACCACTATCCAAATACAAATAGGTTCTTGTGGATAGATCATAATAAATGGTCAACTCAGGAAAGAAAATATAGCGTACCGTTTCAACTCGGTGAGGGTAAAACCATGGTGGCGGAGGGTCTGCCAATCTGTGGGATACGATTACAGGGCCACAGGCCTGAAACCCCAATAAGGCAAGAAACAAAACGGGATAAAAAACAAACTTTTTCATGACACACTATTTAATACAACAAGGTAGTTTACAGGCAGTTCCCAATAAATGATTTGCGTCATTACACAACACAATGCTTAACGATAGCTTTGATAAGAAAACGTAACCTAAAAACAATTTGCCATGTTAAAGGATCATCCAAAAAAATATCACGAGCTCATCGGGTTGATGGAGCAATTGGGAAGTAAAATTCCCAATACAATGGGAGCTTTTGAACAACTTCATATATCTGGTATTGCAGATGGAATGCTCAATAAGAAAACCAAGGAACTGATTGCTTTGGGCATAGCCATTACCGTGAGATGTGATGGATGCATTGCTTTCCATGTGCATGATGCCCTTGAGTCAGGCGCAACCTCCAATGAAATTGTAGAGACCATTGGGGTGGCCGTTCTTATGGGTGGTGGACCGGCAGTGGTCTATGGTTGTGAGGCCTTGGAAGCCCTTGAGCAGTTTTCAATACTTTCTGATTAGAGATCCAGTTTCTTGATTTCCCAGTTTTTGTCCTTTTTTACAGCTATCAATTTATCATTGAGCATTTTGGATAAAATAAGGGGCATTGTATAACGCCTTTTGGTCATTTGAATGTTGTATCGGCGGTTCAAAAATTCAAGAATGTTTCCATCTATATCCATCAATACTTCATGGAACTTATATTCATAAATATCAAGATTGAATTCGTTTTTACCCCTGAGGACTTTTTCAAAAATGATGCCTGTTGTCATCCCATTTTCAAAGGGACGTACATTTAAGAATTGATGGTCAATGACCAAACTTCCGTCAGTGTTGATGAATCCAAAAACGGGGATTTCGTCGACCATTTTTTGAACAATGCAAAGACCATTGGAGAATTTGGGATAGTGGACCGATCTAACATCATCATAGGTCTCGGCGGTATCTTTGTTCCAATAGAGGTCATCCCTAAAATCAATGACGATATGGCCCATATCATTTATAAATGCCCACTCATTTCCTTTTTGTACAGCAGCTAACCCTTCATTGAAGGGAGATACAAAATCCAAATCTTTTGGAAGTTGGGCATAAATCCCTAAAGAGAAAAAGGCTATTAGTACTGCGAACAGTGTTTTCATGACTTAAAATTTTAGATTCCTATATAAAGGTCGTTCCTACAAAAGGGTTTTGAAATGATTTACGTCATGGAAAAAGTTGTTTGCAGCTTCTACATTTGGTGTAAAATCCTAAACAAAACAATCATGGCTTCTGGAGTCAAAACTTTGGAGTCCACTTTTTCATTTCCTTGGAAAAGTCAAGTTCATTTAACAGCAGATATGAGCATCATGAAAAACATATTGGTACCAGTCGATTTTTCTGAACATTCAGCCTATGCCTTGGAAGTTGCCTCACAGATTGCGAAGAAACACGGAGCGGGAATCATTATTTTGCACATGTTGGGATTGTCGGAATCCGTCCTGGCCAAATCTGAAGAAGAGGAATTGAAAGAAGCAAAATATTATATGAACTTGGCCAGGGAGAGAATAAAAGAGTTTACAAAGAAAGAATTTCTTGAAAACATTTCTGTGGACGCCATCATCCAGAATTATAAAATATTCAGTGAAGTGGATCATGTGGCCCAAGAGCATAATTGTGACCTCATTGTAATGGGTTCCCACGGAGCCAGTGGTTTGAGCAAGCTTTTTGTCGGTTCCAATACAGAAAAGGTAATCCGAACCTCAAAAGTCCCGGTTTTGGTGATCAAACAACCGCATAAGGATTTCAACATCAAAAAAATGGCTTTTGCCTGTGATCTAGACGTGGAGAATATTCCAGCATATACCAAAGCTGTTGCATTTGCCCAACTGTTTTCGGCCAAATTGGAAACTTTTTATGTGAATACCCTGGGAGCCAATTATATGGGGTATTCCGATATTGAAAAGAAAATTAAATACTTCACCCATAAACTGGGAGAGGAGATTCCCATTCGGGTTTATAACCACTATAGTGTTGAAAAGGGCATTTTTAATTTTTGTGTTGAGCACAACATAGACCTGTTGGTCATTCCAACCCATGGGAGAAAAGGGATTGCCCATTTCTTGGCAGGCAGTACGGCCGAAAATGTTTCCAACCATGCCAAGTTGCCCGTGCTTACCCTAAAACTTTGATCAGATCCGGAACAATAGCTCAATTCTACCCAATAGTATAAGCTCGGATTTATTGCTGCCGGCGAAGGCTGAGGTTATGGCCCTTGATGTGGACATGATGAGTTGTTTCACATGGTCTGGGAACAGGATTTTATGTTCGGTATAAAATGCTGCAAACTCCTCGAAGATTTCCTCACCGTCCTTTCCATATTCCAAAAACCAATCAAAAACGCTCTCTATCTGAAAAGCGGCATCGGTCCCATATTCATCCTCAATGTCGTCTACCTTTAACCAATGATCGCGCACCACTTCTTTTAATCGGTCTATTTCTTTTACGTGGATACTGTGGTCTGCCATGGCCACGGCATAGAAAAGTTTCCCCAA
Encoded here:
- the deoC gene encoding deoxyribose-phosphate aldolase, which produces MFLPDFIDHTNLKPTALPSDIKTLCEEAITHGFYAVCVNGCHVSLAKKELENTKVKVAAVIGFPLGAMSTNAKVFEAKNCMENGADEIDMVINLGWLKSNHDDWVRSEIKSIKQDIGDTILKVILETCYLTTKEKEKACALAVEAGADFVKTSTGFGSAGAAFEDVILMKRVVGDKAKIKASGGIKDKETALKYIELGVSRIGTSSGPSLLN
- a CDS encoding WG repeat-containing protein, translated to MKTLFAVLIAFFSLGIYAQLPKDLDFVSPFNEGLAAVQKGNEWAFINDMGHIVIDFRDDLYWNKDTAETYDDVRSVHYPKFSNGLCIVQKMVDEIPVFGFINTDGSLVIDHQFLNVRPFENGMTTGIIFEKVLRGKNEFNLDIYEYKFHEVLMDIDGNILEFLNRRYNIQMTKRRYTMPLILSKMLNDKLIAVKKDKNWEIKKLDL
- a CDS encoding carboxymuconolactone decarboxylase family protein — encoded protein: MLKDHPKKYHELIGLMEQLGSKIPNTMGAFEQLHISGIADGMLNKKTKELIALGIAITVRCDGCIAFHVHDALESGATSNEIVETIGVAVLMGGGPAVVYGCEALEALEQFSILSD
- a CDS encoding universal stress protein — encoded protein: MASGVKTLESTFSFPWKSQVHLTADMSIMKNILVPVDFSEHSAYALEVASQIAKKHGAGIIILHMLGLSESVLAKSEEEELKEAKYYMNLARERIKEFTKKEFLENISVDAIIQNYKIFSEVDHVAQEHNCDLIVMGSHGASGLSKLFVGSNTEKVIRTSKVPVLVIKQPHKDFNIKKMAFACDLDVENIPAYTKAVAFAQLFSAKLETFYVNTLGANYMGYSDIEKKIKYFTHKLGEEIPIRVYNHYSVEKGIFNFCVEHNIDLLVIPTHGRKGIAHFLAGSTAENVSNHAKLPVLTLKL